The genomic DNA CGCTACTAGTTCCCCTGACCCCTCACCCGTGCGAACATGGGCAGATCCAAAGCCACAACCCGACCGCCGCCGATGAACCAGCAGGCTTTGACGGCCATCCAACACGCACTAGGGGACGCCCGGCCGGAAACGGCACTGGCCGTGGGCGACGTTGCGCGGGAGGCCCTGGCGGGCAACACTCTGGGGGAATGCGTCAGCATTGCACCCGGGGAGGCATTGGCGGCCCTCAGCCAGCATGGCGTATTCGATGTCGCCGTGCTCTCCGGCGTCCTGGAAGGGCTCGGCCAGCGGGACGCCTCCGGACTGCTCGCACGTTTACGGGACCTGCACGCCCGCCGGATCATTC from Alkalispirillum mobile includes the following:
- a CDS encoding DUF6231 family protein — translated: MNQQALTAIQHALGDARPETALAVGDVAREALAGNTLGECVSIAPGEALAALSQHGVFDVAVLSGVLEGLGQRDASGLLARLRDLHARRIILLVDHGQCGWTKLDITALGLTRLQDWDKTHALYGFDIDTYKTTPDWLNPDYWANPELWDRHRW